A stretch of Methanosphaerula palustris E1-9c DNA encodes these proteins:
- a CDS encoding hydrolase, whose amino-acid sequence MMKDTRSTDTELKAEKTALVVIDMQKGIVNRQHAPHTSEQVVLNASRLVQAFTEKGAFVVLVRVSTVDGRDMLRPRTDATTNPVPFPDGWDAFVPELEHFDQVHVITKRQWGAFYGTDLDLQLRRRGIDTIVLCGISTGIGVDTTAREAFQRGYDQIFVEDAMTASTEEEHEYVCTHIFPRIGRIRTSEEVVGLLSHP is encoded by the coding sequence ATGATGAAAGACACAAGATCAACAGATACCGAATTGAAAGCAGAAAAAACAGCGCTCGTCGTTATCGACATGCAGAAGGGAATCGTGAACAGGCAGCATGCCCCTCATACGAGCGAGCAGGTTGTGTTGAATGCAAGCAGGTTGGTGCAGGCATTCACGGAGAAGGGAGCCTTTGTCGTTCTTGTGAGAGTCTCAACGGTCGATGGAAGAGATATGTTGAGACCAAGGACAGATGCCACGACCAACCCGGTACCATTCCCAGATGGTTGGGATGCCTTCGTACCAGAACTGGAACATTTTGACCAGGTCCATGTGATCACCAAGAGACAATGGGGAGCATTCTACGGTACCGACCTTGACCTCCAGTTACGCCGCCGGGGGATCGATACGATTGTACTCTGCGGGATCTCGACCGGGATCGGCGTCGACACGACAGCACGGGAGGCTTTTCAGCGTGGTTACGATCAGATCTTTGTGGAAGATGCAATGACCGCTTCAACAGAGGAAGAGCACGAGTATGTCTGTACACACATCTTTCCCCGGATCGGTCGAATTCGGACAAGTGAGGAAGTGGTCGGCCTGTTGAGCCACCCCTGA
- a CDS encoding cysteine hydrolase family protein, with the protein MSTDLAMDTAKTARVVIDLQKGITFHEIISNAAHLTDHFRKNGMPVF; encoded by the coding sequence ATGTCGACGGATCTGGCGATGGACACAGCGAAGACCGCTCGTGTGGTCATCGACCTGCAAAAGGGCATCACATTTCATGAGATCATTTCAAACGCTGCACATCTGACAGATCACTTCAGAAAGAACGGGATGCCGGTATTCTGA
- a CDS encoding DUF2115 domain-containing protein yields MAETDCTSQVCGKSLENVIETIAERLAATRTKGELGVILGEEISRYSMQDLQVIGGRFVADMAGLPKEFHNELRPRLAEGLFGAHHQIVTLYRSGKFLSMAAPIAHPETFRRFCRMIPYGCLHWDEHVEQTPFPYTERHRLFYYLISAFSMFVMDRPGHPVGTPFPGGSHVEEQNGTLYCPVRDREKEVSFSLCNYCPALQTPGR; encoded by the coding sequence ATGGCTGAAACAGACTGCACATCGCAGGTATGCGGGAAATCTCTGGAAAATGTGATCGAAACCATCGCAGAACGGCTGGCTGCGACACGGACAAAAGGGGAGCTGGGAGTGATCCTCGGGGAGGAGATCAGCCGGTACTCGATGCAGGATCTCCAAGTTATCGGGGGAAGGTTTGTCGCTGATATGGCCGGGCTCCCAAAAGAGTTCCATAACGAGCTCCGCCCGCGCCTTGCCGAGGGACTCTTCGGTGCGCATCACCAGATCGTTACCCTGTACCGGTCCGGGAAATTTCTATCGATGGCCGCACCCATTGCCCATCCGGAAACGTTTCGCCGGTTCTGCCGGATGATCCCGTACGGGTGTCTTCACTGGGACGAGCACGTGGAACAGACGCCGTTTCCCTACACAGAGCGGCACCGCCTCTTCTATTACCTGATCTCGGCGTTCTCCATGTTTGTCATGGACCGGCCGGGCCATCCAGTGGGAACGCCGTTTCCCGGCGGGTCCCATGTCGAAGAACAGAACGGTACCCTGTACTGCCCGGTCCGGGACCGGGAAAAAGAGGTATCATTCTCGCTCTGCAATTATTGTCCTGCCCTCCAGACACCCGGCAGGTAG
- a CDS encoding 6-bladed beta-propeller, translating into MKFKYFFYFFCALLLLCCSAQAVSVEGGYAYVTQWGSSGQEAGQFNQPYGVTIDSIGDVYVVDTYNNWIQKFDSNGTFLKKWGSFGTGDGQFNIPYDIAVDSVGYVYVADMNNNRIQKFNSTGGYLTQWGTKGSEEGQLDQPGSVAVDSRGQIYVADWGNNRVQVFNSTGGYLMQWGSSGSGDGQFDGPNGIAIDSTGNVYVTDAYNNRIQEFNSTGGYLMQWGSSGSEAGQFEIPQGIAMDSNDNVYVADSGNRVQKFTSAGTFITQWGTKGSEAGQFSNPFGIAVDSADNVYITDVYNNRVQKFTSAGTFITQWGSQGLEVGQFNMPYGDAVDSAGNVYVTDLGNSRVQKFTANGTFITEWGSSGSGDGQFNMPYGIAVDSADNVYVADLNNNRVQKFNSTGSYLTQWGMTGSGNGQFDQPCGVAVDRFGIVYVTDFGNNRVQMFTSAGGYLSQWGSHGPGAGQFSGPNGIALDSTGNVYITDWGNNRVQKFTSTGSYLRQWGSSGSEDGMFGDSTSVAVDRDSNVYVSDSSNHRIQKFDQNGTFITKWGSYGLEAGQFNSPFGITVDGAGNVYVTDVNSNRVLKFAPTGTTPVVIVPGGSAVPQDLNHDGLYEDVDGNGVLDFGDVVLFFNQMDWIAENEPISAFDFNKNGQIDFNDIITLFNEL; encoded by the coding sequence ATGAAATTTAAGTATTTTTTTTATTTTTTCTGCGCCCTGCTCCTCCTCTGTTGCAGCGCCCAGGCTGTTTCGGTTGAAGGTGGGTACGCATATGTTACGCAATGGGGCAGTTCTGGTCAAGAAGCCGGGCAGTTCAACCAGCCCTATGGTGTCACAATTGACAGCATTGGCGATGTCTACGTCGTCGACACATACAACAACTGGATCCAGAAGTTCGATTCGAACGGCACATTCCTCAAAAAATGGGGCAGTTTTGGCACCGGAGACGGGCAGTTCAACATACCCTATGATATCGCCGTGGACAGCGTCGGCTACGTCTACGTCGCCGACATGAATAACAACCGGATCCAGAAATTCAATTCGACTGGTGGTTACCTGACCCAATGGGGCACGAAAGGCTCGGAGGAAGGACAACTCGACCAGCCAGGTAGTGTCGCGGTGGACAGCAGAGGACAGATCTATGTCGCTGACTGGGGCAACAACCGGGTTCAGGTATTCAATTCGACCGGTGGCTACCTCATGCAGTGGGGGAGTTCCGGCTCGGGAGACGGACAGTTCGACGGTCCGAATGGAATTGCCATAGACAGCACCGGCAATGTCTATGTCACTGACGCATACAACAACCGGATTCAGGAGTTCAATTCGACCGGTGGCTACCTCATGCAATGGGGAAGTTCTGGCTCGGAGGCCGGGCAGTTCGAGATTCCCCAGGGTATCGCGATGGACAGTAACGACAACGTCTACGTGGCCGACTCTGGCAACCGGGTCCAGAAGTTCACGTCGGCCGGCACCTTCATCACGCAATGGGGTACGAAAGGCTCGGAAGCCGGGCAGTTCAGCAATCCCTTTGGTATCGCCGTGGACAGCGCCGACAATGTCTATATCACTGACGTGTACAACAACCGGGTCCAGAAGTTCACGTCGGCCGGCACCTTCATCACGCAATGGGGCAGTCAGGGTTTGGAAGTCGGACAGTTCAACATGCCCTATGGTGATGCCGTGGACAGTGCAGGCAATGTCTACGTCACCGACCTGGGGAACAGCAGGGTCCAGAAGTTTACCGCGAACGGCACCTTCATCACAGAATGGGGCAGTTCGGGATCGGGAGACGGACAGTTCAACATGCCCTATGGTATCGCCGTGGACAGCGCCGACAACGTCTACGTCGCTGATTTGAATAACAACCGGGTCCAGAAGTTCAATTCGACTGGTAGCTACCTGACACAATGGGGCATGACAGGCTCAGGGAACGGACAGTTCGACCAGCCATGCGGTGTCGCGGTGGATCGCTTCGGCATCGTCTATGTCACTGACTTTGGCAACAACCGGGTCCAGATGTTCACGTCGGCCGGTGGCTACCTCTCCCAATGGGGCAGCCATGGTCCGGGAGCCGGGCAGTTCAGCGGTCCGAATGGAATTGCACTGGACAGCACCGGCAATGTTTATATCACAGACTGGGGCAACAACCGGGTCCAGAAGTTCACGTCGACTGGTAGTTACCTCAGGCAATGGGGCAGTTCCGGCTCGGAAGACGGGATGTTCGGCGACTCAACGAGTGTCGCCGTGGACCGTGACAGCAACGTCTACGTGTCCGACAGTAGCAACCACCGGATCCAGAAGTTCGATCAAAACGGCACATTCATCACGAAATGGGGGAGTTATGGCTTGGAAGCCGGGCAGTTCAACAGTCCTTTTGGTATCACGGTGGATGGTGCCGGCAACGTCTATGTCACCGACGTGAACAGCAATAGGGTCCTGAAGTTCGCCCCCACTGGTACGACCCCGGTGGTGATCGTCCCGGGCGGGTCAGCCGTCCCGCAGGATCTCAACCATGACGGACTGTACGAGGACGTCGATGGCAACGGAGTCCTCGACTTTGGTGACGTGGTCCTCTTCTTCAACCAGATGGACTGGATCGCCGAGAATGAACCGATCAGTGCGTTTGATTTCAACAAAAACGGTCAGATCGATTTCAATGATATTATCACCCTGTTCAACGAGTTGTAG
- a CDS encoding nitroreductase family protein, which translates to MKSTPEKSAGKKPGRDDTKGRRAGFTIHVDNEKCTRCGSCTEVCRGVLGMGNNGPEIVSPSCIRCGQCVAVCPVGALDHSNAPLANQVPRDKFPVIDAGTAEQFIRSRRSVRNYRQKAVPREKILELLDIARFAPTPSNLQGVVYRVFDDPDTLHRITAAVIDWAEGEGKKDPAAVSGYTANYARQVTLYRENGDDVVLRSAPCLVVAMADENLDFGRDNSYLSLAYVQLLAPSLGLGTCWAGFFEYCAATGYEPLLRLLNLPEHMRVTTGMMVGYPKYTYHRQVDRNPLQVTWE; encoded by the coding sequence ATGAAATCCACTCCTGAAAAGAGCGCAGGAAAAAAACCCGGTCGCGACGACACGAAAGGACGACGTGCCGGTTTTACGATCCATGTCGACAATGAAAAATGTACCCGGTGCGGCTCCTGTACCGAGGTCTGCCGGGGCGTTCTCGGCATGGGTAATAACGGGCCGGAGATCGTCAGCCCGTCCTGCATCCGGTGCGGCCAGTGCGTTGCCGTTTGCCCTGTGGGAGCGCTGGATCATTCGAATGCGCCCCTGGCAAACCAGGTTCCCCGGGACAAATTTCCGGTCATCGATGCCGGAACGGCAGAACAGTTCATCCGTTCCCGGCGGTCCGTTCGCAACTACCGGCAAAAAGCCGTCCCCCGGGAAAAAATCCTGGAGCTCCTCGACATTGCCCGGTTCGCCCCAACGCCGTCCAACCTGCAGGGAGTCGTCTACCGGGTCTTTGATGATCCGGATACGCTGCACAGGATTACCGCTGCGGTCATCGACTGGGCGGAAGGCGAAGGGAAGAAAGATCCCGCAGCGGTTTCGGGATATACCGCGAACTATGCCCGGCAGGTAACTCTGTATCGCGAGAACGGCGATGATGTCGTCCTGAGATCGGCCCCGTGCCTGGTTGTGGCGATGGCGGATGAAAATCTGGATTTTGGCCGGGACAACAGTTACCTCTCGCTGGCCTATGTCCAGTTGCTGGCACCGTCGCTCGGGCTGGGGACGTGCTGGGCAGGATTTTTCGAGTACTGTGCGGCAACCGGCTATGAACCGCTTCTCCGCTTATTGAACCTGCCGGAACATATGCGAGTCACCACCGGGATGATGGTCGGCTATCCGAAATATACCTACCACCGACAGGTGGACCGGAATCCGCTGCAGGTGACGTGGGAGTAG
- a CDS encoding DUF3795 domain-containing protein — protein MDLSPNLPSGLSGQKPEIRARCGSLCSSCAAYKENAKTDDDCRRASEGWQKVLGFLIPPEGICCDGCLEPDENNPRRIEKDCRIRACVLEKKIVHCGKCSTFPCEHLEQHLRPVEHVGRDEHKRLSDKEVREFVEPYLCREFLEASARKQDPDPGRSLP, from the coding sequence ATGGATCTGTCACCGAATCTGCCATCGGGATTATCCGGACAGAAGCCGGAGATTCGGGCACGCTGCGGTTCTCTCTGCAGCAGTTGCGCTGCCTACAAAGAGAATGCAAAGACCGATGATGATTGCCGGCGGGCAAGCGAAGGATGGCAGAAAGTCCTGGGTTTTCTCATCCCTCCGGAAGGGATTTGCTGTGACGGATGCCTGGAACCAGATGAGAACAATCCCCGGAGGATCGAGAAAGACTGCCGGATACGGGCCTGCGTGCTGGAGAAAAAAATTGTTCACTGCGGCAAGTGCAGTACATTTCCCTGTGAACACCTGGAACAGCATCTACGGCCGGTGGAGCATGTCGGAAGAGACGAACATAAGAGATTGAGTGACAAGGAGGTCCGGGAGTTCGTGGAGCCGTACCTCTGCCGGGAGTTTCTCGAGGCCTCTGCCAGGAAACAGGATCCGGATCCAGGGAGATCTTTGCCATGA
- a CDS encoding multidrug efflux MFS transporter: MQNWKRNLIVCWFGMFMTGMGLSQIAPVLPLYIQHLGVDNTALIEQFSGIAFGVTFIISAIFSPIWGLAADKFGRKSMLLRASLGMAIVIGCMGFAQNVYQLIGLRLLQGVITGYSSACTALIATQTDREHAGWALGTLSTSSIAGTLLGPMIGGYIAENLGFQEVFFITGALLLIAFIATALFVNESFTRQDRMVLSIKETWGTVPHKSLTLILFVSSFVMTLALYSVQPILTIYITQLSSTTSHVALLAGMTFSASGLASIVAASQLGKLSDKIGPQKVMLAALIVAGLIFIPQAFVTDPWQLMALRFVLGLAIAGLIPSVNTLLKRITPDSLTGRVFGFNMSAGYLGVFGGSVLGGQVAAYLGIRSVFFITGALLLVNAVWVYFKVYKNIRIAEYA, from the coding sequence ATGCAAAATTGGAAGAGAAACTTAATCGTCTGCTGGTTCGGGATGTTCATGACCGGTATGGGGCTGAGCCAGATCGCACCGGTATTGCCGCTGTACATCCAGCATCTCGGCGTCGACAACACCGCGTTGATCGAACAATTTTCTGGCATAGCATTTGGTGTAACATTTATCATTTCAGCGATCTTCTCACCGATCTGGGGTCTTGCCGCCGACAAATTCGGACGAAAATCGATGCTGTTACGAGCAAGTCTCGGCATGGCGATCGTGATCGGGTGCATGGGGTTTGCACAGAACGTGTACCAGCTGATCGGACTGCGGCTATTGCAGGGCGTGATAACCGGGTACAGTTCGGCCTGTACTGCATTGATTGCAACGCAGACGGACAGAGAACACGCGGGCTGGGCGTTGGGTACCCTTTCGACATCTTCGATCGCAGGAACTCTGCTCGGACCCATGATTGGCGGGTACATCGCAGAGAACCTGGGTTTTCAGGAGGTTTTTTTTATAACCGGTGCACTGCTGCTGATCGCATTTATTGCAACCGCCCTCTTTGTGAACGAATCATTCACCCGTCAGGACAGGATGGTGCTCAGTATCAAAGAGACCTGGGGGACTGTTCCACACAAAAGTTTGACACTTATTCTGTTTGTGAGCTCTTTTGTCATGACTCTGGCACTATACTCCGTGCAGCCCATCTTGACCATATATATTACCCAGTTATCCAGTACCACCAGTCATGTTGCTCTGCTGGCAGGTATGACATTCTCGGCCTCAGGGCTGGCCAGTATCGTTGCGGCTTCACAATTGGGGAAACTCTCTGATAAGATTGGCCCCCAGAAGGTCATGCTTGCCGCACTGATTGTAGCCGGACTCATCTTTATCCCCCAGGCCTTTGTAACCGACCCCTGGCAGTTGATGGCCCTTCGATTTGTACTGGGATTGGCGATCGCGGGATTGATTCCGTCTGTCAATACCCTGCTCAAGAGGATCACACCGGATTCTCTGACCGGCAGGGTCTTCGGTTTCAACATGTCTGCAGGGTATCTGGGTGTATTTGGAGGATCAGTCCTGGGCGGGCAGGTGGCAGCCTATCTGGGTATCAGATCGGTATTCTTCATTACCGGGGCATTGTTACTGGTAAATGCAGTCTGGGTCTATTTCAAGGTGTATAAAAATATCCGTATCGCAGAATATGCATAA
- a CDS encoding PKD domain-containing protein yields MSLMKRMTWLLVVLAIVSCLLMNSPATAVPDSYLRGYVIDSSTGQPVSGATISMTGSNLSPTSTISNGDGSYSLGRRDTGLGLKSGERIVDGNNIPRYVDLTAVKDGYLPYASSVDLRLYQVSGYNISLTPFTANFYAFGHVGQAPYSVRFMDQSTGSPTAWFWDFGDGSNSTEQNPTHVFTKNGVYNVALTATYDWGSNTCTQYRCIIVNSVPVAAFTANATSGRTPFTVQFTDQSSDANGYQWQFGDGTTSTEQNPIHTYTSPGTYTVMLTVSVPDYGSVFIQKPGYITVTEPSSVDFAANVTAGLSPLAVHFNESVNGSVQYFFWQFGDGSTSSESNPVHVYETAGRYTVSLMTVGSNGTEVKTIEDYINVTSPVTPTVTPTATATATATVTPTGALPVANFTVTSSDQDSLGIQVADTSENATSVRYDLGDGTTTAYRTFRYTYWQAGTYTIDQTATNAAGSSHKSFAVTVPATTFPPVGGDQGWYTVHCNVDGASVLFDQTPMGTIAGGILKVKVYTTATPYYTYTVSKDGYATFQGTITTHPGKDQNVDLTAQLIPIAGQVYNGPHTIPGTLQAEDYNIGGEGVTYHDTTVGNEGGAYRQDDVDIEVLDTDGSPNVGWIRAGEWLTYTVNVSTAGTYDAGFRVASTHSGSSVLVYVDNGTTPVATLNVPNTGAWPVFQTISVPVTLPAGQHQFVLKFPTDFVNINWIRFALRG; encoded by the coding sequence ATGTCTCTCATGAAAAGAATGACCTGGCTGCTGGTTGTGCTGGCCATCGTCTCCTGTTTGTTGATGAATTCGCCGGCAACGGCCGTGCCTGATTCGTATCTGAGGGGGTACGTTATTGATTCAAGTACTGGGCAGCCGGTGTCGGGTGCGACAATCTCGATGACCGGTTCCAATCTCTCACCAACCAGTACGATATCGAATGGTGATGGGTCCTACTCTCTTGGCCGAAGAGATACAGGCCTTGGCCTGAAGAGCGGAGAACGGATCGTCGACGGCAATAACATTCCCCGTTATGTCGACCTGACTGCAGTCAAAGATGGCTATCTGCCCTACGCTTCCAGCGTTGATTTACGGTTATACCAGGTGAGCGGCTATAACATCTCACTCACGCCGTTCACTGCGAACTTCTACGCGTTCGGCCATGTCGGACAGGCTCCGTACTCGGTACGGTTCATGGACCAGTCGACCGGCTCGCCGACCGCCTGGTTCTGGGACTTCGGGGACGGCTCTAACTCAACCGAGCAGAATCCAACCCATGTCTTCACCAAGAACGGCGTCTATAACGTGGCCCTGACCGCCACCTATGATTGGGGGAGCAACACCTGCACCCAGTACCGGTGTATCATTGTGAACTCAGTACCTGTTGCGGCCTTTACGGCCAATGCGACGTCTGGTCGGACGCCCTTCACGGTCCAATTCACTGACCAGTCCTCAGATGCAAACGGATACCAGTGGCAGTTCGGCGATGGGACCACGTCGACCGAACAGAACCCTATCCACACCTACACGAGCCCGGGGACCTATACCGTGATGCTGACAGTATCAGTACCTGACTATGGCAGTGTCTTCATCCAAAAGCCGGGGTACATCACGGTCACCGAACCGTCATCGGTCGATTTCGCTGCGAACGTGACTGCCGGTTTATCTCCCCTTGCCGTGCATTTCAACGAGTCGGTAAACGGATCGGTTCAGTATTTCTTCTGGCAGTTCGGCGACGGTTCGACCTCCTCTGAGTCGAACCCCGTCCATGTTTATGAGACGGCCGGCAGGTACACTGTCTCGCTGATGACCGTCGGTTCCAACGGGACAGAGGTGAAGACGATCGAGGACTACATCAATGTCACCTCGCCGGTGACCCCGACGGTCACACCCACTGCGACTGCGACTGCGACTGCGACGGTGACACCGACCGGAGCCCTGCCGGTGGCGAACTTCACGGTCACCTCCAGTGATCAAGACTCGCTCGGCATCCAGGTCGCCGATACCTCCGAGAACGCGACCTCGGTCCGGTACGACCTCGGGGACGGCACGACCACTGCCTATCGAACATTCCGGTACACCTACTGGCAGGCCGGCACCTATACCATCGATCAGACCGCGACCAATGCAGCGGGGTCCTCGCATAAGAGCTTTGCTGTGACCGTGCCGGCTACCACCTTCCCGCCAGTGGGAGGAGATCAGGGATGGTACACTGTCCACTGTAATGTGGACGGAGCATCGGTCCTCTTCGACCAGACCCCGATGGGGACAATAGCAGGAGGGATCCTGAAGGTCAAAGTCTATACGACCGCGACCCCGTACTACACCTACACCGTCAGTAAGGACGGGTACGCCACCTTCCAGGGTACGATCACCACTCACCCGGGAAAGGACCAGAACGTCGACCTGACCGCCCAACTGATCCCAATAGCCGGCCAGGTCTACAACGGGCCACATACGATCCCCGGGACGTTACAGGCTGAGGACTATAACATCGGTGGCGAAGGGGTCACCTATCACGACACCACCGTCGGAAATGAGGGTGGTGCGTACCGGCAGGACGACGTGGACATCGAGGTGCTCGATACTGATGGGTCGCCGAATGTCGGCTGGATCCGTGCCGGCGAATGGCTGACGTACACAGTGAATGTCAGCACTGCCGGCACCTATGACGCCGGGTTCAGGGTCGCATCCACCCACAGTGGTTCATCCGTCCTGGTGTATGTCGACAACGGCACGACCCCGGTCGCAACGCTGAACGTCCCGAATACCGGGGCCTGGCCGGTCTTCCAGACCATCTCGGTGCCGGTGACCCTGCCGGCCGGGCAGCATCAGTTCGTGTTGAAGTTCCCGACCGACTTCGTCAACATCAACTGGATCAGGTTCGCCTTGAGGGGCTGA
- a CDS encoding winged helix-turn-helix transcriptional regulator, which translates to MPKYKSHCEATLKMIRGKGKLLILHALTDRTLRYSEIARRNTSISESMLVRQLRELEQDGLVTRTVYPEVPPRVEYALTASGKKLVPIMRLMSLWNTTYIDRDIAENRLLTIPVSKRDEGLVALRDDLDTMLLDLDRKLKCVAEKKTQIPDQ; encoded by the coding sequence ATGCCGAAATACAAGAGTCACTGCGAGGCGACACTGAAGATGATCAGGGGCAAGGGGAAACTGTTGATCCTCCATGCCCTGACGGACAGGACGCTGAGGTACAGCGAGATCGCCCGCAGAAACACCAGTATCTCCGAGAGCATGCTGGTGCGGCAGCTGCGGGAACTGGAGCAGGACGGCCTGGTGACGAGGACCGTCTATCCGGAGGTCCCCCCACGCGTGGAGTACGCGCTCACCGCCTCGGGAAAGAAACTGGTACCGATCATGAGACTGATGAGCCTGTGGAACACCACGTACATCGACCGGGACATCGCAGAGAACCGGCTCCTCACCATCCCGGTCTCCAAGAGAGACGAGGGGCTGGTCGCACTGCGGGACGACCTCGATACCATGCTCCTCGATCTCGACAGAAAACTGAAGTGCGTGGCGGAGAAAAAAACGCAGATCCCTGACCAATAG
- a CDS encoding isochorismatase family protein — protein MDTLVLCGVATEIGVESTARFAYEYGSQQIFAEDAMSSKSEEQHAAAVNGIFTRTGRVRRTNEIVAALN, from the coding sequence ATAGACACGCTCGTCCTCTGTGGGGTCGCGACTGAGATTGGTGTCGAAAGTACCGCCCGGTTTGCCTATGAGTACGGGTCTCAGCAGATCTTCGCAGAGGATGCAATGAGTTCGAAGTCAGAGGAACAGCACGCTGCGGCGGTCAATGGTATCTTCACGAGGACCGGACGGGTGCGAAGAACGAATGAGATCGTGGCTGCGTTGAATTGA
- a CDS encoding winged helix-turn-helix domain-containing protein, translating to MKGNSSILPGTIAGITVMRKDEIEERITRIEKSIKEIQAGQRETSDTIRNEIRSFQSLVIEEKVETMRQQIVRGYQQLLLDLVLTGVQKEFERAFTDPCPRTDRSECIGFFLARLKEIGERMDPDEAEQFMTAQKIQDEGLYVQYPELKDEPCKNCYATYLQERDSLMHQIGELCSSRRMLQRKKHDVQVAGMPDEHVLSSIIEPLSHPVRFAMLKALFGGSMSYTELSSLTGHKGGHLLFHITRLTEAGLAEKSESTGLYTLTEKGTGTMTFIRDLYCS from the coding sequence ATGAAAGGTAATTCCAGTATACTACCAGGAACCATTGCGGGAATTACTGTCATGCGCAAGGACGAGATCGAAGAACGGATTACCAGGATAGAAAAATCCATAAAAGAGATCCAGGCCGGCCAGCGGGAGACTTCCGATACGATCAGGAACGAGATTCGATCGTTCCAGTCGCTGGTGATCGAAGAGAAGGTCGAAACCATGCGCCAGCAGATCGTACGCGGGTACCAGCAGCTCCTTCTCGATCTCGTCCTCACGGGCGTACAGAAAGAATTCGAACGGGCCTTTACCGATCCCTGCCCGCGTACCGACCGCAGTGAATGCATCGGATTTTTTCTCGCAAGACTCAAAGAGATCGGGGAGCGGATGGACCCTGACGAAGCAGAACAATTCATGACCGCCCAGAAGATACAGGACGAGGGGCTGTACGTCCAGTACCCCGAACTGAAAGATGAACCCTGTAAAAATTGCTACGCGACCTATCTGCAGGAACGGGATAGCCTGATGCACCAGATCGGCGAACTCTGTTCGAGCCGGCGCATGCTCCAGCGGAAAAAGCATGACGTGCAGGTCGCCGGTATGCCGGATGAACACGTCCTCTCATCGATTATCGAGCCGCTCTCCCACCCGGTGCGGTTTGCGATGCTCAAGGCCCTTTTCGGGGGGAGCATGTCCTACACCGAACTGAGCTCCCTTACCGGGCATAAAGGAGGCCATCTCCTCTTTCATATCACCCGGCTTACTGAAGCAGGACTTGCGGAAAAATCTGAATCGACCGGACTCTATACCCTTACGGAGAAAGGGACCGGGACCATGACGTTCATCCGGGACCTCTACTGCAGTTGA
- a CDS encoding CDGSH iron-sulfur domain-containing protein yields MTTPLKISPDPRNESMKITVRKNGPYHVSGGIPLKTVEVIYDDDGNCRTWNETKTYPLQQQQYALCRCGLSKEKPFCDGAHAPAHFVGTEAGDRKPFQKGAGITPGPFLTLADNEHLCAHAGFCQRAGGIGNLVTSPDPDAREIAIEEGGNCPSGRLVVSDTATGEAIEPDLEKSIAVIEDPVHGKHGPLWVQGGIPVIAVDGKAYEVRNRVTLCRCGRSKNKPFCDGSHLEE; encoded by the coding sequence ATGACCACACCACTAAAGATATCCCCGGATCCCCGCAACGAATCGATGAAGATCACCGTGAGGAAGAATGGCCCATACCATGTGAGCGGTGGTATACCCCTCAAAACCGTGGAGGTGATCTACGATGACGACGGCAATTGCCGAACCTGGAATGAGACGAAGACCTATCCACTTCAGCAGCAGCAGTATGCTCTCTGCCGGTGCGGGCTCTCGAAGGAGAAACCGTTCTGCGACGGCGCCCACGCCCCGGCCCACTTTGTCGGGACTGAGGCGGGTGACCGAAAGCCGTTTCAGAAGGGTGCCGGCATCACCCCGGGGCCGTTCCTGACACTCGCCGACAACGAGCATCTCTGCGCCCACGCCGGGTTCTGCCAGCGGGCCGGTGGTATCGGGAACCTCGTCACATCCCCTGACCCGGATGCCCGGGAGATTGCCATCGAGGAGGGCGGCAACTGCCCGTCGGGCCGGCTGGTCGTCTCGGATACTGCGACCGGGGAGGCGATCGAGCCGGACCTGGAGAAGTCCATCGCCGTCATCGAGGACCCGGTGCACGGGAAGCACGGACCGCTCTGGGTTCAGGGCGGTATCCCGGTGATCGCTGTCGATGGCAAGGCCTACGAGGTTCGGAACCGGGTCACGCTCTGCCGGTGCGGGAGGTCGAAGAACAAACCGTTCTGCGACGGGAGCCACCTCGAGGAGTGA